One window of Thermocoleostomius sinensis A174 genomic DNA carries:
- a CDS encoding M48 family metallopeptidase, with translation MARLLIRFVLALIFVVIGLFNYATNVSENPVTGERQRVQLTPEQEIVLGQQARAEMAAQFGGLYPDETVQDYIDRVGQIVVQDSIASESPYPFEFHVLNDPQTINAFALPGGQIFITVALLSRLTTEAQLAGVLGHEVGHVVARHGSEHLARQQLGRALVNAIVIAASDDPNSSQQASILAQAVNQLVNLRYGRADELESDRLGFQFMTEAEYTPIGIVELMQILNSAQQGGRPPEFLSTHPNPRNRVERLEALIAETYPNGVPPELREGELEFAQEVQPRLP, from the coding sequence ATGGCTAGATTGCTGATCCGTTTCGTTCTGGCGCTGATTTTTGTCGTCATCGGCTTGTTTAACTACGCCACTAATGTCTCTGAAAACCCAGTAACAGGCGAGCGGCAACGGGTGCAACTGACGCCAGAGCAAGAAATTGTGCTGGGACAACAAGCTCGTGCTGAAATGGCAGCGCAGTTTGGCGGGCTTTATCCAGACGAAACAGTGCAAGACTACATCGATCGGGTGGGACAGATAGTGGTGCAAGACTCGATCGCGAGCGAATCACCCTATCCGTTTGAGTTTCATGTACTAAACGATCCACAAACAATCAATGCCTTTGCTCTACCCGGTGGCCAGATTTTTATCACAGTCGCGCTGCTTAGTCGTTTAACAACCGAAGCTCAATTAGCGGGAGTGTTAGGGCATGAGGTGGGGCATGTGGTGGCGCGGCACGGCTCCGAGCATTTGGCCCGACAGCAGCTTGGGCGGGCGTTGGTAAATGCGATTGTTATTGCCGCCAGCGATGATCCGAATAGTAGCCAGCAAGCCTCTATCCTTGCACAAGCTGTCAACCAGTTGGTCAATTTGCGCTATGGACGCGCCGACGAACTGGAAAGCGATCGGTTGGGGTTTCAGTTTATGACCGAAGCTGAGTACACGCCCATAGGCATCGTAGAACTGATGCAAATCCTCAACTCGGCTCAACAAGGCGGGCGACCACCTGAGTTTTTGAGTACTCATCCCAATCCTCGCAACCGAGTTGAACGGCTCGAGGCATTAATTGCAGAAACTTATCCCAATGGCGTTCCGCCAGAATTGCGCGAAGGTGAGTTGGAGTTTGCACAAGAAGTTCAGCCCCGCTTGCCCTAA
- a CDS encoding DUF2141 domain-containing protein, with protein sequence MNRQFMWQFTLGLFLLVGMGSLYGANQAIAQVETQEIEAQPTEAQSTTTLTVEVANLRNQEGNVCLKLFSSGDGFPNDDDSALERTCVAIDQPIEPTEADELAIDAASENTAPLFRYTFENLAVGNYAVAIYHDRNRDERLNRTLFGIPAEGYGFSNDAPANFGPAKFDDAVFAVEEPNRTIQIRMRYP encoded by the coding sequence ATGAACAGACAGTTTATGTGGCAATTCACCCTCGGCTTGTTTCTGCTGGTGGGAATGGGAAGCCTGTACGGGGCAAATCAAGCGATCGCCCAAGTCGAAACTCAAGAAATTGAAGCTCAACCCACTGAAGCTCAATCGACAACAACGCTGACGGTTGAAGTAGCCAACTTGAGGAATCAAGAGGGGAATGTTTGCTTAAAGTTGTTTTCTAGTGGTGACGGCTTTCCCAATGACGATGACAGTGCTCTAGAACGCACCTGTGTCGCGATTGACCAGCCCATTGAGCCAACTGAGGCTGATGAACTCGCGATCGACGCTGCTTCTGAAAATACTGCACCCCTGTTCCGCTACACTTTTGAAAACCTTGCTGTGGGAAATTATGCCGTTGCCATCTACCACGATCGCAACCGCGATGAACGACTGAATCGAACTTTATTTGGCATTCCAGCCGAAGGATATGGGTTCTCCAACGATGCACCTGCCAATTTTGGTCCAGCCAAGTTTGACGATGCCGTGTTTGCTGTGGAGGAACCCAACCGCACAATTCAGATCCGAATGCGATATCCGTAA
- a CDS encoding GAF domain-containing protein yields the protein MSSMTLPPVLEQSFAHSNPEAIFVALLPAVCEVLQTDRCFLEVRNPQTRLHRNICWRRSPDLPDTSTEGWQPEQEWEQEDPMFAAALRTAPSIYVEDVETAAPEVLNLEFERKYFGHRALIHAHICHEQQLWGILQPCMFGQPRVWSEFDRAIIEQLTDKLAPIVVHYVRTTSPN from the coding sequence ATGTCTTCAATGACACTACCTCCTGTTCTGGAACAATCTTTTGCTCACTCCAACCCAGAAGCAATTTTCGTGGCACTGCTGCCTGCGGTGTGTGAAGTCTTGCAAACCGATCGTTGTTTTCTAGAGGTGCGAAATCCGCAGACGCGCTTGCATCGAAATATCTGTTGGCGACGATCGCCTGACCTACCGGATACTAGTACCGAAGGTTGGCAACCGGAACAAGAATGGGAACAAGAAGATCCGATGTTTGCGGCGGCCCTGCGAACAGCCCCTTCGATTTATGTAGAAGACGTAGAAACGGCTGCTCCCGAAGTTTTGAATCTAGAGTTTGAACGAAAATACTTTGGCCATCGGGCGCTGATTCACGCTCACATTTGTCATGAACAGCAGCTTTGGGGTATTTTGCAACCTTGCATGTTTGGGCAGCCGCGAGTTTGGAGTGAGTTCGATCGGGCGATTATCGAACAGCTTACCGACAAATTAGCGCCGATCGTTGTCCATTATGTGCGCACAACCAGCCCAAATTAA
- a CDS encoding HNH endonuclease translates to MELENKNLEELFQLADETGKKRYHKLTRQDFEDYKKFDHWRYINGDSECGTTQESKDWAKEHSDLYCPICGDKFSECGGRTIDHKLPRSQYPWLSMDFKNFWVICRACNQEKGEMHWFEYEHYMFIHHPNLLPAVQAARPIQLLKSLEK, encoded by the coding sequence GTGGAGCTTGAGAATAAAAATCTTGAGGAATTGTTTCAACTCGCAGACGAAACGGGCAAAAAGCGATACCATAAGCTGACTCGCCAAGACTTTGAAGATTATAAGAAATTTGACCATTGGCGATACATCAATGGTGATAGCGAGTGTGGAACGACTCAGGAAAGCAAGGACTGGGCCAAAGAGCATTCAGATTTGTATTGCCCAATTTGTGGAGACAAATTCTCTGAATGTGGTGGCAGAACTATTGACCATAAACTCCCTCGATCGCAGTATCCGTGGCTATCGATGGACTTCAAAAACTTTTGGGTGATTTGTCGAGCTTGCAATCAGGAGAAAGGTGAAATGCATTGGTTCGAGTATGAACACTATATGTTCATTCATCACCCTAATCTTCTTCCAGCAGTACAGGCAGCGCGTCCAATTCAATTATTGAAATCTTTAGAGAAGTAA
- the malQ gene encoding 4-alpha-glucanotransferase, which translates to MNASSHPSVFSQRVSGILLHPTSFPGRFGIGDLRSEAYRFIDFLADSDQHLWQILPLGPTSFGNSPYMSYSAMAGNPLLISLDLLHGEGLLSDADLAHIPDFPLDHVDFDRVAATKFPLLQQACRNFATSASAERRDAFQQFQQEKADWLEDYALFMALKRKFNGQSWHTWEPGLAKRDKATLQQFRSELAEEIFFEEFLQFEFFRQWSDLKHYANSKGIQIIGDIPIYVAHDSADVWANPDNFCLDSETGEPALMAGTPPDYFSETGQLWGNPVYNWDYLQQSDFQWWIQRFEAMLDYVDLIRIDHFIGFESFWAIPQGETNAVNGSWIKAPGKQFFEVLKQKLGSLPILAEDLGTVTPEVEALRDHFEFPGMKVLHFAFGGDARNPYLPFNYDKRNCVVYTGTHDNNTTVAWYETLPDHERDRLLDYLGCISSDGIHWDMIRLAFGSIANLAIIPLQDILGLGSNARMNFPGRLEGNWGWRYRSEALNDETCGRLKHITQVFGRSRPRSEAEPESD; encoded by the coding sequence ATGAACGCTTCTTCTCATCCCTCAGTTTTTTCTCAGCGAGTTAGTGGTATATTGCTGCATCCGACGTCGTTTCCGGGCCGCTTTGGTATTGGCGATCTGCGATCGGAAGCCTATCGATTCATTGATTTCCTGGCAGACAGCGATCAACATCTGTGGCAAATTTTGCCCCTAGGGCCAACTAGCTTTGGTAACTCACCCTATATGAGTTATTCGGCAATGGCCGGCAATCCACTGTTGATTAGCCTTGATCTCTTGCACGGAGAGGGATTGCTCAGCGACGCGGATTTAGCTCACATTCCAGACTTTCCCCTCGATCACGTTGATTTTGATCGAGTAGCAGCTACTAAGTTTCCTCTATTGCAACAGGCTTGCCGTAATTTTGCCACCAGCGCCAGCGCAGAACGACGCGATGCCTTTCAGCAATTTCAGCAAGAGAAAGCAGATTGGCTGGAAGATTATGCACTGTTTATGGCACTGAAGCGGAAATTTAATGGACAAAGTTGGCATACTTGGGAACCGGGGTTAGCGAAGCGCGATAAAGCAACTTTGCAACAATTTCGATCGGAACTAGCCGAGGAAATTTTCTTTGAAGAGTTCTTGCAGTTTGAGTTCTTCCGACAGTGGAGTGACCTAAAACACTACGCTAACTCTAAGGGAATTCAAATCATTGGGGATATTCCTATTTATGTGGCACATGACAGTGCGGATGTGTGGGCAAATCCTGATAATTTCTGCTTAGATTCGGAAACAGGCGAACCTGCCCTGATGGCTGGCACGCCACCCGATTACTTTAGCGAAACTGGGCAATTGTGGGGCAATCCAGTTTACAACTGGGACTATTTGCAACAGTCAGATTTTCAGTGGTGGATTCAGCGGTTTGAAGCCATGCTGGATTATGTAGACTTGATTCGTATCGATCACTTTATTGGTTTTGAATCGTTTTGGGCAATTCCTCAAGGTGAAACCAATGCAGTAAACGGCAGTTGGATTAAAGCACCCGGTAAACAGTTCTTTGAAGTCTTGAAGCAAAAGTTGGGGTCGCTGCCCATCTTAGCTGAAGATTTGGGGACAGTGACTCCTGAAGTAGAAGCTCTGCGCGATCACTTTGAATTTCCTGGCATGAAAGTGTTGCACTTTGCGTTTGGTGGTGATGCTCGCAACCCTTACCTGCCCTTTAACTATGACAAGCGCAATTGCGTAGTTTACACGGGAACCCACGATAACAACACCACGGTAGCTTGGTACGAAACCCTGCCCGATCACGAACGCGATCGGCTACTAGATTATCTGGGTTGCATTAGTTCCGATGGCATTCATTGGGATATGATTCGCCTAGCGTTTGGGTCGATTGCCAATTTAGCTATTATTCCGCTGCAAGATATTTTAGGTTTGGGAAGTAATGCTCGCATGAATTTTCCGGGGCGGTTGGAAGGAAACTGGGGTTGGCGTTACCGATCGGAAGCGTTGAATGACGAAACGTGTGGTCGGTTGAAGCACATTACCCAGGTATTTGGTCGATCGCGCCCTCGGTCTGAGGCAGAGCCAGAATCGGACTGA
- a CDS encoding sensor histidine kinase has product MDFSQTLTQRSETIVDRWIEAVCQDHRIESTRELTFKSIRDSLPSVLTALSTVLSDRETSDLQTLVQASLKHGQIRAEQGFEPSEIAEEYRLLRFVIFSVLEDELLKATPTEMLRAVRLIDTVIDEAIARCFESYTQGRIQELEQLQSQLRLTNQELTRLVRASKDNLSQLAHELKTPLTSIIGYADLFLRQQRQQSDLQVRSPNLESIERVLMSGRLLLRLINDTLEMSRCGTGTMKLQLAETNVRELIQLTVDMIEPLARSKNLTLIVDCDRSPDYIFTDSLRLQQILTNLLGNAIRYSNAGTVRLTCQTVSPNQWSISIGDDGIGIPLEEQTTIFEPYIRTEAAQSQTADGTGLGLAITSRLVALMQGQIEVQSQPGQGSTFTVTLPIDLSAIVNLN; this is encoded by the coding sequence ATGGATTTTAGCCAAACCCTGACCCAACGAAGCGAAACTATTGTCGATCGCTGGATTGAAGCGGTTTGTCAGGATCATCGTATCGAGTCTACGCGGGAATTAACCTTCAAGTCCATTCGCGATAGTTTGCCGAGTGTTCTGACGGCCCTCTCAACCGTATTGTCCGATCGGGAAACCAGTGATTTGCAAACCTTGGTGCAAGCTAGCCTCAAGCATGGACAGATTCGAGCCGAGCAAGGATTCGAGCCATCCGAAATTGCTGAAGAATATCGCTTATTGCGGTTTGTTATTTTTTCGGTGTTAGAGGATGAGTTATTGAAGGCGACCCCAACAGAAATGCTGCGAGCGGTTCGGCTTATTGACACCGTGATTGATGAGGCGATCGCCCGCTGTTTTGAAAGCTATACTCAGGGTCGCATTCAGGAACTTGAACAACTGCAAAGTCAACTACGCTTGACGAATCAAGAGCTAACTCGGTTAGTACGAGCCAGCAAAGATAACCTTTCTCAACTCGCTCACGAATTGAAAACCCCCCTAACTTCTATCATTGGCTATGCCGACTTGTTTCTGCGCCAACAACGTCAACAGTCCGATCTGCAAGTGCGATCGCCCAATCTGGAAAGCATTGAACGGGTTTTGATGAGCGGTCGTCTGCTGTTGCGGTTAATTAATGACACCCTAGAAATGTCTCGTTGTGGTACTGGAACGATGAAGTTACAGCTTGCTGAAACCAACGTGCGCGAGTTGATCCAACTGACGGTAGATATGATAGAACCATTGGCACGCTCCAAAAACCTAACATTAATTGTGGATTGCGATCGTTCGCCAGATTATATCTTCACGGATTCTCTAAGGCTTCAACAAATTCTTACTAACCTTCTTGGCAATGCAATTCGTTATAGTAATGCCGGTACAGTTCGCTTAACATGTCAAACGGTGTCGCCAAATCAATGGTCTATTTCTATTGGTGATGATGGCATCGGGATTCCTCTGGAAGAGCAAACCACCATCTTTGAACCCTACATTCGTACCGAAGCAGCACAGTCACAAACAGCAGATGGAACGGGATTGGGGCTGGCGATCACCTCACGATTGGTAGCACTGATGCAAGGGCAGATTGAAGTCCAGTCTCAACCTGGACAGGGTAGTACCTTCACCGTCACCCTACCAATTGACCTTTCCGCCATCGTGAATTTAAACTAA
- a CDS encoding transketolase C-terminal domain-containing protein yields MTIATATFPIDLGAYKPLTLDPSQSTLTDEQRETLKANIQLCRDAIVFFTATGAARGVGGHTGGPYDTVPEVMILDAFFRGQPDQFVPIFFDEAGHRVATQYLMSVLRGHMPAEQLMRYREADSKLPGHPELKLTPGVEFSSGRLGHMWPYVNGVALAHPGKAVFCLGSDGSQQEGNDAEAARLAVAQHLNVKLLIDDNDVTIAGHPSKYLPGFSVRQTLEGHGLKVLEGDGEDLDGLYARICEAINTPGPVAVINKRPMCPGIEGLEGSNHGHDVISVKLALQYLEKRGHTAAVDYFNQIEKPKNTYTFLGIGEKWDSNRNVFGDAVNSVLDKMSEADRKAKVMVIDSDLEGSCGLKKIHDAHPEVFIPSGIMERGNLSAAAGFGMEEGKQGIFATFAAFLEMCISEITMARLNYSNLLCHFSHSGIDDMADNTCHFGLNNFFADNGLDDGYDTKLYFPADANQMKACVEAVFFDPGLRFIFSTRSKTPIVLDSDGNELFGGDYKFVPGKDEVIREGTAGYIVSFGDALYRALDAVERLKQDGLDVGLINKPTLNVVDEDMMAKLGNAPFVLTVECFNRKTGLGSRFGSWLLERGYAPKFAYLGTHEEGCGGLWEQYPHQGLDPVGIMNKVKQLVG; encoded by the coding sequence ATGACCATTGCGACCGCTACGTTTCCGATCGATCTGGGTGCTTACAAACCGCTAACCCTAGATCCCAGTCAGTCTACCTTGACGGATGAGCAACGGGAAACTCTGAAAGCCAATATTCAACTCTGCCGCGATGCGATCGTATTTTTCACGGCCACTGGAGCCGCACGGGGCGTTGGTGGACATACAGGCGGCCCCTATGACACAGTTCCAGAGGTCATGATTCTAGATGCTTTCTTCCGGGGACAGCCAGATCAGTTCGTGCCAATTTTCTTTGATGAAGCTGGACATCGAGTTGCGACCCAATATCTCATGTCGGTGTTGCGCGGACATATGCCTGCTGAACAACTAATGCGCTACCGAGAAGCGGATTCCAAACTACCGGGGCACCCGGAATTAAAATTAACGCCCGGTGTTGAGTTTAGTTCTGGTCGGTTGGGGCATATGTGGCCCTATGTGAATGGTGTGGCGTTAGCGCATCCTGGTAAGGCGGTATTTTGCCTCGGTTCCGATGGGTCACAGCAGGAAGGTAACGATGCAGAAGCAGCCCGCTTGGCCGTGGCGCAACACCTGAATGTCAAGCTGTTGATCGATGATAATGATGTGACGATCGCCGGCCATCCGTCTAAATATCTCCCTGGGTTCAGCGTTCGGCAAACCCTGGAAGGACACGGACTGAAAGTGCTAGAAGGCGATGGCGAAGATTTAGACGGACTCTATGCCCGCATCTGTGAAGCCATCAATACGCCCGGACCAGTTGCGGTGATCAATAAGCGCCCGATGTGCCCTGGCATCGAAGGGTTGGAAGGTTCGAACCACGGACATGACGTAATTTCCGTGAAGCTGGCGTTGCAATACCTGGAAAAGCGCGGTCACACCGCAGCGGTAGATTACTTTAACCAGATAGAGAAGCCAAAAAATACCTACACGTTTTTGGGCATTGGTGAAAAGTGGGACTCTAATCGCAATGTGTTCGGCGATGCTGTCAACAGCGTATTAGATAAGATGAGCGAAGCCGATCGCAAAGCCAAGGTGATGGTAATCGATAGTGACTTGGAGGGGTCTTGTGGTCTGAAAAAAATTCATGATGCTCACCCGGAAGTGTTCATTCCTTCGGGCATTATGGAACGGGGTAACCTGTCAGCCGCGGCCGGATTTGGCATGGAAGAGGGTAAACAGGGGATTTTTGCTACCTTTGCCGCTTTCTTGGAAATGTGCATTTCCGAAATCACCATGGCGCGGCTCAACTACTCCAATCTGCTCTGTCACTTTTCCCACTCTGGCATTGACGATATGGCAGACAATACCTGCCACTTTGGTTTAAACAATTTCTTTGCCGATAATGGCTTAGATGATGGCTATGACACCAAGCTCTATTTCCCTGCCGATGCCAACCAGATGAAGGCTTGTGTGGAAGCAGTTTTCTTTGATCCGGGTCTGCGATTCATCTTCTCGACTCGCTCCAAAACACCGATCGTCTTAGACAGCGATGGCAATGAGCTTTTTGGTGGCGACTACAAATTTGTGCCGGGCAAAGATGAAGTGATTCGTGAAGGCACGGCTGGTTATATCGTCAGCTTTGGCGATGCTTTGTATCGCGCCCTCGATGCGGTAGAGCGCTTGAAGCAAGACGGTCTGGATGTGGGGCTAATCAACAAGCCAACGCTGAATGTTGTCGATGAAGACATGATGGCAAAACTGGGCAATGCACCGTTTGTGCTGACAGTTGAATGCTTCAACCGCAAAACTGGATTGGGCAGTCGTTTTGGCTCGTGGCTGCTAGAGCGCGGCTATGCGCCCAAGTTTGCTTATCTGGGCACTCATGAAGAAGGCTGTGGCGGCTTGTGGGAGCAATATCCACATCAGGGACTTGATCCTGTCGGTATCATGAATAAAGTGAAACAATTGGTTGGTTAG
- a CDS encoding DUF456 domain-containing protein, with product MDLTTLYWILVAVMVVGAIGELIPGMPGASLILAAIVIWSAVTQFAGVTWSIMIVFALLVLSAAVEFFATAWGARRFGASRWGQIGAIVGLILGVVGLLPALPIGGPIIGIFIGPFLGAFVGEWLFRQQQPDESRINAALKASIGTIVGSFIGNLIDGMLAVLAVILFVYLTYPLVPLL from the coding sequence ATGGATTTAACCACGCTGTATTGGATCTTAGTAGCTGTGATGGTGGTGGGGGCGATCGGGGAACTGATTCCAGGAATGCCAGGAGCCAGCTTAATTTTGGCAGCGATCGTCATCTGGTCTGCCGTTACACAATTTGCTGGGGTAACGTGGTCGATCATGATTGTGTTTGCCCTGTTGGTGTTGAGTGCCGCCGTCGAGTTTTTTGCCACCGCCTGGGGAGCACGTCGGTTTGGGGCTAGTCGCTGGGGGCAAATCGGTGCAATCGTAGGGTTGATTCTGGGAGTGGTTGGGCTATTGCCGGCCTTGCCGATTGGAGGGCCCATTATTGGTATCTTTATCGGCCCATTCCTTGGAGCCTTTGTCGGAGAATGGCTATTTAGGCAACAACAGCCGGATGAATCGAGAATCAATGCTGCACTGAAAGCCAGTATTGGCACGATTGTTGGTTCCTTCATCGGCAATCTCATCGACGGTATGTTAGCCGTGCTGGCCGTAATCCTGTTTGTGTATCTAACCTATCCGCTGGTTCCTCTTTTGTGA